Proteins co-encoded in one Archangium lipolyticum genomic window:
- a CDS encoding GAF domain-containing protein, with the protein MTLRARTRALLLASSAIYVIVGVISLHSARQWIDGERWVRHTHEVLGALQEVRVDVSQSESMARGFIITGSDEFQHRLSDLARRVPPQLDSVARLTADNPVQQGQVTYLRSLVTRRLRLLESAVETRERQGHPNGVLSPILLEGHSTMDEISRTIQAMSAEENRLLALRNERARTTARFTIAAISTGIVATLLLVFLSKQVLARTINRPVELLLEGVGQFSAGALGFRIPLPPGDELGRIAAALNQMAETRHSVEAELKQTSGLLDSIISAMPLAVIGLDGTGQVTTWNPAATHLFGWSPTEVLGSAPPIPLGCPLEGPDSRRAVEMECTRRDGSRVEARIITSGLVLGNGATGLLAIIEDITQRKEFERERERLLEGSRRLVRRLEAIVHASIVIGDEIWKPGGTSQLHQCITEWARKLTGADYAALGIGTDSSKPFHSWVFSGVDPDVARRLGRAPRPVGVLGWVARQGQSMRVEDVRESPLFQQLPGGHPELGPFLGIPIRYEGKSVGNLYLANKVGGTAFTEEDQRIIELLAAYAGVIIENSRLHRGLETERNRLRFLSQASERLARSLDDEELVRLIVELLVPELAEVASVDLLVRDAEGRWVVRAAESTVGRPPRRGGSQRIRFEPGSRHPVLRVIHSREPLVLKEEVMLGLSPPDGDDGAEPPLAREAMIIPLNVGEQTLGALTVASVRAGRYTDEDLALARDLALRAAISLDHARLYREAQQALRSREEVLAVVSHDLRNPLNAITLATRLLSRARDNEELFTRNVGVIRGTVDQMSLLIEDLINAGAIEAGRLSLHRMPHEITDCLRESVEMFRPVAQEKEQHLEVHLDPGLPRMTYDLPRMRQVVSNLVGNAIKYTGNHGTIQVSARRMQEELVVCVQDTGPGIAAGDLPHVFDRYWRVRGASQSGTGLGLYIVKGIIEAHGGRTWVESEVGRGSRFYFSLPLSRPPTERELPT; encoded by the coding sequence ATGACGCTCCGAGCGCGCACGAGGGCCCTTCTGCTGGCTTCCTCGGCAATCTACGTCATCGTGGGGGTGATCTCACTTCACAGTGCCCGACAGTGGATCGACGGCGAGCGGTGGGTCCGCCATACGCACGAGGTCCTGGGAGCGCTGCAGGAGGTGCGGGTCGATGTGAGCCAGTCGGAGTCGATGGCTCGCGGGTTCATCATCACCGGCTCCGATGAATTCCAGCACAGACTGTCCGACCTCGCGCGGAGGGTTCCCCCGCAGCTCGACTCCGTGGCCCGCCTGACGGCGGACAACCCGGTCCAGCAGGGGCAGGTGACCTACCTGAGGAGCCTCGTCACCCGGCGCCTGCGACTGCTCGAAAGCGCCGTGGAGACACGCGAGCGGCAAGGGCACCCGAATGGCGTCCTCTCCCCCATCCTGCTGGAGGGGCACTCCACCATGGATGAGATCTCCCGGACCATCCAGGCCATGAGCGCCGAGGAGAACAGGCTCCTCGCGCTGCGCAACGAACGGGCCCGGACGACCGCCCGGTTCACCATCGCCGCCATCTCCACGGGCATCGTGGCGACACTCCTGCTCGTCTTCCTCAGCAAGCAGGTCCTCGCCCGGACGATCAACCGCCCCGTCGAGCTCCTGCTCGAGGGGGTGGGGCAGTTCTCGGCGGGTGCGCTCGGCTTCCGGATTCCCCTGCCACCTGGCGACGAGCTCGGACGAATCGCGGCGGCCCTGAACCAGATGGCCGAGACGCGCCACTCCGTCGAGGCGGAGCTCAAGCAGACGAGCGGGCTGCTCGACTCCATCATCTCGGCCATGCCGCTCGCCGTCATCGGTCTGGACGGAACGGGCCAGGTGACGACGTGGAACCCCGCGGCCACCCACCTCTTCGGGTGGTCCCCCACCGAGGTGCTCGGCTCCGCGCCTCCCATTCCCCTGGGATGCCCGCTCGAGGGGCCGGACTCGCGCCGGGCCGTCGAGATGGAATGCACGCGGCGGGATGGCTCGCGGGTGGAGGCACGAATCATCACCTCCGGGCTGGTGCTCGGGAACGGCGCCACCGGGCTGCTCGCTATCATCGAGGACATCACCCAGCGCAAGGAGTTCGAGCGCGAACGGGAGCGGCTCCTGGAGGGCTCACGGCGGCTCGTGCGCCGCCTGGAGGCGATCGTCCATGCGTCGATCGTCATCGGAGACGAGATTTGGAAGCCCGGCGGCACCTCCCAGTTGCACCAGTGCATCACCGAATGGGCCCGGAAGCTCACCGGCGCCGACTACGCGGCCCTGGGGATCGGCACCGACTCCAGCAAGCCCTTCCACTCCTGGGTGTTCAGCGGCGTCGACCCCGACGTGGCCAGGAGGCTCGGACGCGCCCCTCGGCCCGTGGGGGTCCTCGGATGGGTGGCGCGGCAGGGACAATCCATGCGCGTGGAGGACGTGCGGGAGAGCCCCCTCTTCCAGCAGCTGCCGGGCGGGCATCCGGAGCTGGGCCCCTTCCTCGGCATTCCCATCCGCTACGAGGGGAAGAGCGTGGGCAACCTCTACCTGGCGAACAAGGTGGGGGGGACCGCCTTCACGGAGGAGGATCAACGCATCATCGAGCTGCTCGCCGCCTACGCGGGAGTCATCATCGAGAACAGCAGACTCCACCGGGGACTGGAGACGGAGCGCAACCGGCTCCGCTTCCTGTCCCAGGCCAGCGAGCGCCTGGCGCGTTCACTGGATGACGAGGAGCTCGTGCGGCTCATCGTGGAGCTGCTCGTCCCCGAGCTCGCGGAGGTGGCCAGCGTGGATCTCCTCGTGAGGGACGCGGAGGGCCGGTGGGTGGTCCGGGCCGCGGAGTCCACCGTGGGCAGGCCCCCGCGGCGGGGCGGGTCCCAGCGCATCCGTTTCGAGCCCGGCTCGCGCCATCCCGTCCTGCGCGTCATCCACTCGCGTGAGCCGCTGGTCCTCAAGGAGGAGGTCATGCTCGGGCTCTCGCCTCCGGATGGTGATGACGGCGCGGAGCCGCCCCTCGCCCGCGAGGCGATGATCATCCCCCTCAACGTGGGGGAGCAGACGCTCGGAGCGCTCACGGTGGCCTCGGTGCGGGCCGGCCGCTACACCGACGAGGATCTGGCGCTCGCTCGCGATCTGGCGCTCCGCGCGGCCATCTCGCTCGACCACGCCAGGCTCTACCGGGAGGCACAACAGGCGCTGAGGAGCCGGGAGGAGGTGCTCGCGGTCGTCTCGCATGATCTCCGCAACCCGCTCAACGCCATCACGCTCGCGACGCGGCTGCTGTCCCGGGCCCGTGACAACGAGGAGCTCTTCACCCGGAACGTGGGAGTCATCCGCGGCACCGTGGACCAGATGAGCCTGCTCATCGAGGATCTGATCAACGCGGGGGCCATCGAGGCCGGACGCCTGTCCCTCCACCGGATGCCGCACGAAATCACGGACTGTCTGCGCGAGAGCGTGGAGATGTTCCGGCCGGTGGCCCAGGAGAAGGAGCAGCACCTCGAGGTCCACCTCGATCCCGGGCTCCCCCGGATGACGTACGACCTGCCGCGGATGAGGCAGGTGGTGTCGAACCTCGTGGGCAACGCCATCAAGTACACGGGCAACCATGGCACCATCCAGGTCTCCGCGCGGCGCATGCAAGAGGAGCTCGTCGTCTGCGTCCAGGACACCGGCCCCGGAATCGCCGCCGGGGACCTCCCGCACGTCTTCGACCGGTATTGGCGTGTCCGGGGCGCCTCCCAGTCCGGGACGGGCCTGGGGCTGTACATCGTGAAGGGCATCATCGAGGCCCACGGTGGGAGGACGTGGGTGGAGAGCGAGGTGGGACGGGGGAGCCGGTTCTACTTCTCCCTCCCGCTCTCGCGGCCCCCCACCGAGCGTGAGCTGCCCACCTGA
- a CDS encoding sigma-54-dependent transcriptional regulator, whose translation MLLLPSAALPAPVRYAGPVETPLAPPRPQAPGPRILLVDDDPGVLKGLRGLLSDEGFSPVEARSAAEAVRLLDAPGQPPALMLLDLRMPGETGLELLARLPRPLPVPVVVLSGEASPAEAVQALKLGATDFVEKPPSPERLLTALRNALALSELREEQQRLQEELARPGHLVGDSPAMESLRKLIARVGPSDASILITGETGTGKERVARALHLASGRKGRLVAVNCAAIPSTLLESELFGHERGAFSGATTRRLGRIEQAHGGTLFLDELGDMPLELQAKLLRVLETKEVERLGGGLPIPVNVRILAATHRDLALAVREGRFRQDLYFRLNVLPLTLPPLRERPEDILPLARAFAAELAGPKVPLVLAPGAEEALRAWPWPGNVRELRNFIERQNLLRGDGPLTLSPESLTGPSSLMAAKPSSLVLGQKSYREHVDDFERTLILAALAEGGSIAGAARLLQVDRGNLYRRVKALGIPAT comes from the coding sequence GTGCTCCTACTCCCCTCGGCGGCCCTCCCGGCGCCGGTGCGCTACGCTGGGCCCGTGGAAACCCCGCTCGCTCCCCCGCGCCCCCAGGCGCCCGGCCCCCGCATCCTCCTGGTGGACGACGATCCTGGCGTCCTCAAGGGGCTGCGCGGCCTGCTCTCCGACGAGGGCTTCTCCCCCGTGGAGGCCCGCTCCGCCGCCGAGGCCGTGCGCCTCCTCGACGCGCCCGGCCAGCCGCCCGCGTTGATGCTGCTGGACCTGCGCATGCCCGGTGAGACGGGGCTGGAGTTGCTCGCCCGGCTGCCCAGGCCCCTGCCCGTCCCCGTGGTGGTGCTCTCCGGCGAGGCCTCGCCCGCCGAGGCCGTGCAGGCCCTCAAGCTGGGCGCCACCGACTTCGTGGAGAAGCCGCCCTCGCCCGAGCGGCTCCTCACCGCGCTGCGCAACGCGCTCGCCCTCAGCGAGCTCCGGGAGGAGCAGCAGCGGCTCCAGGAGGAGCTGGCGCGGCCCGGCCACCTCGTGGGGGACAGCCCGGCCATGGAGTCGCTGCGCAAGCTCATCGCCCGCGTGGGCCCCAGCGACGCCTCCATCCTCATCACCGGCGAGACGGGCACGGGCAAGGAGCGCGTGGCGCGGGCGCTCCACCTCGCCTCGGGGCGCAAGGGGCGGCTGGTCGCCGTCAACTGCGCCGCCATCCCCTCCACCCTGCTGGAGAGCGAGCTGTTCGGCCACGAGCGCGGCGCCTTCTCGGGCGCCACCACGCGGCGGCTCGGCCGCATCGAGCAGGCCCATGGCGGCACGCTGTTCCTCGACGAGCTGGGGGACATGCCGCTGGAGCTCCAGGCCAAGCTGCTGCGCGTGCTGGAGACGAAGGAGGTGGAGCGCCTGGGTGGCGGCCTGCCCATCCCCGTCAACGTGCGCATCCTGGCCGCCACGCACAGGGATCTCGCGCTCGCGGTGCGGGAGGGCCGCTTCCGGCAGGACCTGTACTTCCGCCTCAACGTGCTCCCCCTCACCCTGCCCCCCCTGCGCGAGCGGCCCGAGGACATCCTCCCGCTCGCCCGGGCCTTCGCGGCGGAGCTGGCCGGGCCAAAGGTGCCGCTGGTGCTGGCACCCGGCGCGGAAGAGGCCCTGCGCGCCTGGCCCTGGCCCGGCAACGTGCGCGAGCTGCGCAACTTCATCGAGCGCCAGAACCTGCTGCGGGGTGACGGCCCGCTCACCCTCTCCCCCGAGTCCCTCACCGGCCCTTCCTCCCTCATGGCCGCGAAGCCTTCCAGCCTCGTGCTCGGGCAGAAGAGCTACCGCGAGCACGTGGACGACTTCGAGCGCACGCTCATCCTGGCCGCCCTGGCGGAGGGAGGCAGCATCGCCGGGGCCGCGCGCCTGCTGCAGGTGGACCGGGGCAACCTCTACCGCCGCGTCAAGGCGCTCGGCATCCCCGCGACTTGA
- a CDS encoding sensor histidine kinase, with protein MVACTGRSDVFRCLGRVALPELGDWCDLDLLQEGVLQRAAAFRSPHGEVHGPPCGPPSPLAREVARTGRPELLRGPSEEVLLALSPEDGAHPLRQDAGLLDCLAVPLRLGDQLVGVLSFATRTQALRLDEDALALAEELAGCVAFALETYRLREELRRQVADFQTLLDVIPVGIGIAQDRECRCIRQNTWFSRLHGLPLDSNISLSAPDGERQPIRYLDEGRALTPEELPMQRAATTGQEVLDVELELEVQGQRRGTVVISAVPLFDEAHRPRGSIGTIQDVTARKRATEAQRFLAESSAVLSSSLDPEQTSRTLARLCVPALANAAALFGWRPDGKLGLVSVTHESPAAESLIASADLPALSEETPIHEAMVSGRPRLLAMVDLPDGGHGERADAWRELRWRLGLHSLMLIPLATPHGVAGVLVLGSSERTFTEDDLTFAREYAAHASYAIDNARLYREAREAVALREEFLGIAGHELRTPLTALQLGLQSLVRHAATSGDCVGVVKWVATCQRQGERLNRLVGDLLDVSRITSGRLPLVLEEMDLAVLVEEVAARMRPELETAGCALSLTLESSLAGSWDRSRLDQVVTNLLANAVKYGQGRPIEVSAVATADGVSLRVRDEGIGISGVDQARIFERFERAVPDRHYGGLGLGLWITKQIVSLLGGHIRVESEQGRGSAFTVALPRRVEG; from the coding sequence TTGGTCGCGTGTACTGGGCGCTCCGACGTGTTCCGCTGCCTCGGCCGCGTCGCGCTGCCGGAGCTGGGGGACTGGTGTGACCTCGACCTGCTCCAGGAGGGCGTGCTCCAGCGGGCCGCCGCCTTCCGCTCGCCCCATGGCGAGGTGCATGGGCCCCCATGTGGTCCGCCCTCGCCGCTGGCCCGGGAGGTGGCCCGCACGGGCAGGCCGGAGTTGCTCCGTGGCCCCTCCGAGGAGGTGCTCCTGGCCCTGTCCCCGGAGGATGGGGCGCACCCCCTCCGTCAGGACGCCGGGCTCCTGGATTGCCTGGCGGTTCCCCTGCGGCTGGGGGACCAGCTCGTGGGGGTCCTCTCCTTCGCCACGAGGACGCAGGCGCTGCGCCTGGACGAGGACGCGCTGGCGCTCGCCGAGGAACTGGCCGGGTGCGTCGCGTTCGCGCTGGAGACGTACCGGCTGCGCGAGGAGCTGCGGCGCCAGGTGGCCGACTTCCAGACGCTGTTGGACGTCATCCCCGTGGGCATCGGCATCGCCCAGGACAGGGAGTGCCGGTGCATCCGGCAGAACACCTGGTTCTCGCGGCTGCACGGGCTTCCGCTGGACAGCAACATCTCACTCAGCGCACCGGACGGAGAGCGCCAGCCGATCCGCTACCTCGACGAGGGCCGCGCGCTCACGCCCGAGGAGCTGCCGATGCAGCGGGCGGCCACGACGGGCCAGGAGGTGCTCGACGTCGAGCTGGAGTTGGAGGTCCAGGGGCAGCGGCGCGGCACCGTCGTCATCTCCGCCGTGCCGCTCTTCGACGAGGCGCACCGCCCGCGTGGCTCCATCGGCACCATCCAGGACGTCACCGCGCGCAAGCGGGCCACGGAGGCGCAGCGCTTCCTGGCCGAGTCCAGCGCGGTGCTCTCCTCGTCGCTGGACCCGGAGCAGACCTCCCGGACACTGGCCCGGCTGTGCGTCCCCGCGCTCGCCAACGCGGCGGCGCTGTTCGGGTGGCGGCCCGATGGGAAGCTCGGACTCGTGTCCGTGACCCATGAGAGTCCCGCGGCCGAGTCCCTCATCGCCAGCGCGGACCTGCCCGCGCTCTCCGAGGAGACCCCCATCCACGAGGCCATGGTGTCGGGACGGCCCCGGCTCCTGGCGATGGTGGATCTCCCGGACGGCGGGCACGGAGAGCGGGCCGATGCGTGGCGGGAGCTGCGCTGGCGGCTCGGCCTCCACTCGCTGATGCTCATCCCGCTGGCCACCCCCCACGGCGTGGCGGGAGTGCTGGTGCTCGGCTCCTCGGAGCGGACGTTCACCGAGGACGACCTCACCTTCGCCAGGGAGTACGCCGCGCATGCGTCGTACGCCATCGACAACGCCCGGCTGTACCGGGAGGCTCGGGAGGCCGTCGCCCTGCGGGAGGAGTTCCTCGGCATCGCCGGCCACGAGCTGCGCACGCCCCTGACAGCCCTGCAACTCGGGTTGCAGAGTCTGGTCCGCCACGCGGCCACCTCGGGTGACTGCGTCGGGGTGGTGAAGTGGGTCGCCACGTGTCAGCGGCAGGGGGAACGGTTGAACAGACTGGTGGGAGATCTGCTGGACGTGAGCCGCATCACCTCCGGCCGACTGCCCCTGGTGCTCGAGGAGATGGACCTGGCGGTGCTCGTGGAGGAGGTGGCGGCGCGCATGCGGCCGGAGCTGGAGACGGCGGGCTGTGCCCTGTCGCTGACGCTGGAGTCCTCGCTGGCCGGGAGCTGGGATCGCTCGCGCCTGGATCAGGTGGTGACGAACCTCCTGGCCAACGCGGTGAAGTACGGGCAGGGCCGGCCCATCGAGGTGTCCGCGGTGGCCACGGCCGATGGCGTGAGCCTTCGCGTGCGGGACGAGGGCATCGGTATCTCCGGGGTGGATCAGGCGCGCATCTTCGAGCGCTTCGAGCGGGCCGTGCCGGATCGTCACTATGGAGGACTGGGGCTCGGGCTGTGGATCACGAAGCAGATCGTCTCCCTGCTCGGGGGGCACATCCGCGTGGAGAGCGAGCAGGGCCGGGGCTCGGCCTTCACGGTGGCGCTCCCCCGGCGGGTGGAGGGCTGA
- a CDS encoding restriction endonuclease fold toxin-2 domain-containing protein, with amino-acid sequence MRIILCCLCLLFAAPAFANSVEDGLCHARPQPIETMEKSEKLCRAFIRALGRMPDEAMREVQAMLSPESLALMGTMTTAWIGSQGIPVLGQAVDVALLALGVVMAAAQTAAVKDSLWHYVNSATNASDEAGLDTAAAHLARAMATVGVSVVTFILMKKVSNKVQKHPGPREPPSSLPEPVPVTRGGRLGNSVGASPGVVTGVGVAPALATAGGRPAGGPAQAEGGTPKKVDLEAFKKWIEKVKRRPAREDSESYKYQRKHAGPEEMQVSGGGEEVWADGARLDKARLIEVKHIGDAERSPFIAGSKCAEKARTMILNALMDEFARYAAVIKDPNTPVVELEVIVNDSRAVPLFEQLLKNFGIPGEVVVRP; translated from the coding sequence ATGAGAATCATCCTCTGTTGCCTGTGTCTTCTGTTCGCTGCGCCCGCGTTCGCCAACTCGGTGGAGGACGGGCTGTGCCATGCGCGGCCCCAGCCAATCGAGACGATGGAGAAGTCTGAGAAACTCTGCCGCGCCTTCATTCGTGCCCTGGGGCGTATGCCAGACGAGGCAATGCGGGAAGTGCAGGCGATGTTGTCTCCCGAGAGCCTGGCGCTGATGGGGACGATGACCACGGCATGGATCGGCAGCCAGGGCATTCCCGTGCTCGGACAGGCCGTGGACGTGGCGCTGCTGGCGCTAGGCGTCGTAATGGCCGCGGCGCAAACGGCTGCCGTGAAGGACTCGCTGTGGCACTACGTCAACTCCGCGACCAACGCGAGCGATGAGGCGGGACTCGACACGGCGGCAGCTCACCTCGCTCGAGCCATGGCCACGGTGGGGGTGAGCGTCGTGACGTTCATCCTGATGAAGAAGGTATCCAACAAGGTGCAGAAGCACCCAGGGCCACGCGAGCCCCCCTCCTCACTGCCTGAGCCCGTACCGGTAACCAGGGGCGGGCGTTTGGGTAACTCAGTGGGAGCCTCACCGGGCGTCGTCACGGGGGTTGGGGTAGCGCCCGCGTTGGCCACTGCGGGTGGACGCCCAGCAGGAGGGCCGGCACAGGCCGAAGGCGGGACCCCCAAGAAGGTGGACCTCGAAGCCTTCAAGAAGTGGATTGAAAAGGTGAAACGGCGGCCCGCCCGCGAGGACTCGGAGTCCTACAAGTACCAGAGGAAACATGCGGGGCCGGAGGAGATGCAGGTCTCTGGCGGTGGAGAGGAAGTCTGGGCGGACGGTGCCCGCTTGGACAAGGCGAGGCTGATCGAGGTCAAGCACATTGGCGATGCCGAGAGAAGCCCGTTCATTGCTGGCTCGAAGTGTGCCGAGAAGGCCCGAACCATGATCCTGAACGCACTCATGGACGAGTTCGCACGTTACGCCGCGGTCATCAAGGACCCCAACACGCCTGTCGTGGAGCTCGAGGTGATTGTCAACGACAGCAGGGCCGTTCCCCTCTTCGAGCAACTCCTGAAGAATTTTGGCATTCCAGGTGAGGTCGTCGTTCGTCCTTGA
- a CDS encoding sensor histidine kinase, producing MPPDLPPPPTRFRRRLLAVMLVTGLVPLVLLGFLARQALQELLSVSLAPVEQVLDELSAGLAREGHSQAALDEARLNLAQAELARRALVRRTPMLIAALLLVSAAVLTAAAVLLGRALTRPVSTLTRGMWAYARGDLSVQLPAPDSPRDELQFLLVQFNRMGRELAAQRERLKSAEQIAAWQDVARALAHELRNPLTAMKLALARLSRADGPPDATRIAESVSLLQEEVELLMRMTRSFSDFARLPAPRFQPVALRPLLAELCALYQETSPVPVELQPGPEPTLSADPDGLRRLFGNLLKNATEASPSGAAPVHLSLEALPSCVRVSIRDHGGGIPQVLEGPALTRGLFSTKPGGSGLGLPIAQKIVHEHGGTLRLEPAPGGGTLARVDLPFNPPPAGTVPP from the coding sequence CTCGTCACGGGGCTGGTGCCGCTCGTGCTGCTCGGCTTCCTCGCCCGGCAGGCGCTCCAGGAGCTGCTCTCCGTGTCCCTGGCGCCCGTGGAGCAGGTGCTCGACGAGCTCTCCGCCGGGCTCGCCCGGGAGGGCCACTCCCAGGCCGCGCTCGACGAGGCCCGCCTCAACCTCGCCCAGGCGGAGCTCGCCCGCCGCGCCCTCGTCCGCCGCACCCCCATGCTCATCGCGGCCCTGCTGCTCGTCTCGGCCGCGGTGCTCACCGCCGCCGCCGTGCTGCTCGGCCGAGCCCTCACCCGCCCCGTCTCCACCCTCACCCGGGGCATGTGGGCCTACGCACGCGGAGACCTCTCCGTCCAACTGCCCGCCCCCGACTCGCCCCGGGACGAGCTCCAGTTCCTCCTCGTCCAGTTCAACCGCATGGGCCGCGAGCTGGCCGCCCAGCGCGAGCGCCTCAAGTCCGCCGAGCAGATAGCGGCCTGGCAGGACGTGGCCCGTGCGCTGGCCCATGAGCTGCGCAATCCCCTCACCGCCATGAAGCTCGCGCTGGCGCGGCTCTCCCGCGCGGACGGGCCGCCGGACGCCACCCGCATCGCCGAGTCCGTCTCCCTCCTGCAGGAGGAGGTGGAGCTGCTCATGCGGATGACCCGGAGCTTCTCGGATTTCGCCCGTCTCCCCGCGCCGCGCTTCCAGCCCGTCGCCCTGCGTCCCCTGCTCGCCGAGCTGTGTGCCCTCTACCAGGAGACCTCTCCCGTCCCCGTGGAGCTCCAACCCGGCCCGGAGCCCACCCTCTCCGCGGATCCGGACGGCCTGCGCCGCCTCTTCGGCAACCTCCTCAAGAACGCCACCGAGGCCTCACCCTCCGGCGCCGCGCCCGTGCACCTCTCCCTCGAGGCGCTCCCCTCCTGCGTGCGTGTCTCCATCCGCGACCACGGCGGCGGGATTCCGCAGGTGCTCGAGGGCCCCGCCCTCACCCGGGGACTCTTCAGCACCAAGCCCGGCGGCAGCGGCCTGGGGCTCCCCATCGCCCAGAAGATCGTCCACGAGCACGGAGGCACCCTGCGCCTGGAGCCCGCGCCCGGGGGAGGCACGCTCGCGCGCGTGGACCTGCCCTTCAACCCTCCACCCGCCGGGACAGTTCCACCGTGA